A window of Paraburkholderia bryophila contains these coding sequences:
- the ilvD gene encoding dihydroxy-acid dehydratase, which translates to MPAYRSKTSTAGRNMAGARSLWRATGMKDEDFSKPIIAVVNSFTQFVPGHVHLKDLGQLVAREIEAAGGVAKEFNTIAVDDGIAMGHDGMLYSLPSRDIIADSVEYMVNAHCADAMVCISNCDKITPGMLMAAMRLNIPVIFVSGGPMEAGKTRLANPKTGTIEFKKLDLVDAMVIAADPSYSDADVAEVERSACPTCGSCSGMFTANSMNCLTEALGLSLPGNGTVVATHADREQLFKRAGRQVVELARQYYEEENASILPRAVGFKAFENAMTLDIAMGGSTNTILHLLAIAREAEIDFTMTDIDRLSRIVPQLCKVAPNTNKYHIEDVHRAGGIMAILGELDRAGKLHTDVPTVHTATLKDALDQWDIVRTQDEAVRTFYMAGPAGVPTQIAFSQNTRWPSLDLDRAEGCIRSYEHAFSKEGGLGVLTGNIALDGCVVKTAGVDESIHVFEGTAHVTESQDEAVEDILNDKVKAGDVVIVRYEGPKGGPGMQEMLYPTSYIKSKGLGKACALLTDGRFSGGTSGLSIGHCSPEAAAGGAIGLVRNGDKIRIDIPNRTINVLVSDEELARRREVQNAKGWKPANPRPRKVSAALKAYAKLVMSADKGAVRDLSLLDD; encoded by the coding sequence ATGCCCGCATACCGTTCCAAAACCTCCACCGCCGGCCGCAACATGGCAGGGGCGCGCTCGCTGTGGCGCGCCACCGGCATGAAAGACGAAGACTTTTCCAAGCCGATCATCGCGGTCGTCAATTCGTTCACCCAGTTCGTGCCCGGTCACGTGCACCTGAAAGACCTGGGCCAGCTCGTCGCGCGCGAAATCGAAGCCGCGGGCGGCGTCGCCAAAGAATTCAACACCATTGCCGTCGACGACGGCATTGCCATGGGCCACGACGGCATGCTGTATTCGCTGCCCAGCCGCGACATCATCGCGGACTCGGTCGAATACATGGTCAATGCGCACTGCGCCGACGCCATGGTCTGCATCTCGAACTGCGACAAGATCACCCCGGGCATGCTGATGGCCGCCATGCGGCTCAACATTCCGGTGATCTTCGTCTCGGGCGGCCCGATGGAAGCCGGCAAGACGCGCCTCGCGAATCCGAAGACCGGTACCATCGAGTTCAAGAAGCTCGACCTGGTGGACGCCATGGTGATCGCCGCCGACCCGAGCTATTCCGACGCCGACGTCGCCGAAGTGGAACGTTCCGCCTGCCCGACCTGCGGCTCGTGCTCGGGCATGTTCACGGCCAATTCGATGAACTGCCTGACCGAAGCGCTCGGTCTGTCGCTGCCGGGTAACGGCACGGTGGTGGCAACCCACGCCGACCGCGAGCAGTTGTTCAAGCGCGCCGGCCGCCAGGTGGTGGAACTGGCACGCCAGTATTACGAAGAAGAAAACGCGTCGATCCTGCCGCGCGCGGTGGGCTTCAAGGCGTTCGAAAACGCCATGACGCTGGACATCGCCATGGGCGGTTCGACCAACACGATCCTGCACTTGCTGGCGATTGCCCGCGAAGCGGAGATCGACTTCACGATGACCGACATCGACCGCCTGTCGCGCATCGTGCCGCAGTTGTGCAAGGTGGCGCCGAACACCAACAAGTACCACATCGAAGACGTGCATCGCGCGGGCGGCATCATGGCGATCCTGGGCGAGCTGGACCGCGCGGGCAAGCTGCACACCGACGTGCCCACCGTGCACACCGCCACGCTGAAAGATGCGCTGGACCAGTGGGACATCGTCCGTACGCAAGACGAAGCCGTGCGGACCTTCTACATGGCAGGCCCCGCCGGTGTTCCGACGCAGATCGCGTTCAGCCAGAACACGCGTTGGCCGAGCCTGGATCTCGACCGTGCCGAAGGCTGCATCCGTTCGTACGAACACGCGTTCTCGAAAGAAGGCGGGCTCGGCGTGCTGACCGGCAACATCGCGCTCGACGGTTGCGTCGTGAAGACCGCGGGCGTCGACGAGAGCATTCACGTGTTCGAGGGCACGGCCCATGTGACCGAATCGCAAGACGAAGCGGTCGAGGACATTCTCAACGACAAGGTCAAGGCCGGCGACGTGGTTATCGTGCGCTACGAAGGCCCCAAGGGCGGTCCCGGCATGCAGGAAATGCTCTACCCGACGAGCTATATCAAGTCGAAGGGGTTGGGCAAGGCTTGCGCGCTGCTGACCGACGGCCGCTTTTCGGGTGGCACCTCGGGGCTGTCGATCGGCCACTGCTCGCCTGAGGCGGCAGCCGGCGGTGCGATCGGCCTGGTGCGTAACGGCGACAAGATCCGTATCGACATTCCGAACCGCACGATCAACGTGCTGGTGTCCGATGAGGAACTCGCGCGCCGTCGCGAAGTGCAGAACGCGAAGGGCTGGAAGCCTGCGAATCCGCGTCCGCGCAAGGTGTCCGCGGCGCTGAAGGCGTACGCCAAGCTGGTGATGTCGGCCGATAAGGGCGCGGTGCGCGATCTGTCGCTGCTGGACGACTGA
- a CDS encoding ferritin-like domain-containing protein, whose protein sequence is MATNVVSVLNDLVETSKDGEKGFRKASDDAHDAQLKTMFLSRAEDCTRGARELQDAVQALGGKPDTGGSMSGALHRGWVDLKSAVTDRSDHDILADCEKGEDVAKKHYHDALEKDLPVDVRAIVERQYQGVLQNHDRVRDLRDQYAAAKR, encoded by the coding sequence ATGGCTACGAACGTTGTTTCCGTACTGAACGATCTGGTCGAAACGTCGAAGGACGGCGAGAAGGGCTTTCGCAAAGCGTCCGACGACGCGCACGACGCGCAGTTGAAGACGATGTTTCTATCGCGTGCCGAAGACTGCACGCGTGGCGCGCGTGAGTTGCAGGACGCCGTGCAGGCGTTGGGCGGCAAGCCCGACACGGGCGGCAGCATGAGCGGCGCGTTGCATCGCGGCTGGGTCGATCTGAAGTCGGCCGTCACGGACCGCAGCGACCACGACATCCTGGCCGATTGTGAAAAGGGCGAAGACGTCGCGAAGAAGCACTATCACGACGCGCTCGAAAAGGATTTGCCGGTGGACGTCCGCGCGATCGTCGAGCGGCAGTATCAGGGCGTGCTGCAGAACCATGACCGCGTGCGCGATCTGCGCGATCAGTACGCGGCGGCGAAGCGTTGA
- a CDS encoding DUF1488 family protein, with amino-acid sequence MNAILPRPAYEDSLMQITFSDDKPAFDGANLVVRFMARVDGEAVSCAITAEALEDHFGADSALESALMSAFDKGRHRIRSVCAEALDLNAGEGVVLHSGLFRVEGMEPDRGATA; translated from the coding sequence ATGAACGCGATCCTGCCGCGTCCGGCCTATGAGGACTCCCTGATGCAGATCACTTTTTCCGACGACAAGCCGGCCTTCGACGGCGCGAATCTGGTGGTGCGCTTCATGGCGCGCGTGGACGGCGAAGCGGTGTCGTGCGCGATCACCGCCGAAGCGCTCGAAGATCATTTCGGCGCCGATTCCGCGCTCGAATCCGCGTTGATGTCCGCGTTCGACAAAGGCCGCCATCGCATCCGTTCGGTTTGCGCGGAAGCGCTCGACCTGAATGCCGGCGAAGGCGTAGTGTTGCATAGCGGACTGTTCAGAGTGGAAGGCATGGAACCGGATCGCGGCGCCACGGCGTAG
- a CDS encoding DUF4142 domain-containing protein — MKLRYSLQVMTTALGLGVASIGAVYAQASDAPASDAPVGGTHLSPADQQFVQDASQADATEIAASRIALKNASDPHVKKFAQQMIVDHTRLSHGMAALVAKKGFTTTPSADAALVGKLQTLKGSAFDQAYVEQIGLEAHQRAVDLFQQEAQSGTDSQLKAAAAHALPTIKHHLAMAQQLAGALKGSS; from the coding sequence ATGAAACTCCGGTATTCCCTACAAGTGATGACGACCGCGCTGGGGCTAGGCGTGGCGTCGATCGGCGCGGTGTACGCGCAAGCCAGCGACGCCCCGGCCAGCGATGCGCCGGTGGGCGGCACGCACCTCTCGCCGGCTGACCAGCAATTCGTGCAGGACGCGTCGCAAGCCGACGCCACCGAAATCGCCGCCAGCAGGATCGCGCTGAAGAATGCCAGCGATCCACATGTGAAGAAATTCGCGCAGCAGATGATCGTCGATCACACCAGGCTTTCGCATGGCATGGCGGCGCTGGTCGCGAAGAAGGGCTTCACGACGACGCCGTCCGCGGATGCCGCGCTGGTCGGCAAACTGCAAACGCTCAAGGGCAGCGCGTTCGATCAGGCGTACGTCGAGCAGATCGGGCTGGAAGCGCATCAGCGCGCGGTCGACCTGTTCCAGCAGGAAGCGCAGAGCGGCACCGACTCGCAACTGAAGGCCGCTGCCGCGCATGCGTTGCCGACCATCAAACATCATCTCGCGATGGCGCAGCAACTCGCCGGCGCCTTGAAGGGTTCGTCATGA
- a CDS encoding chemotaxis protein: MSSTLNPDEEPQQVVKQTAGTTGALGPSDSSDSGSDVAGAKRHAFDVDSELDNHALETGDSELGSDTDRAGTGERAAADGDSTLTPDRDIEPDRVIDPIDPLARDDDGLDDDPHGL; encoded by the coding sequence ATGAGCAGCACGCTAAACCCCGATGAAGAGCCGCAACAGGTGGTCAAACAAACGGCGGGCACGACCGGCGCGCTCGGTCCGAGCGATTCGTCCGACAGCGGCAGCGACGTCGCCGGCGCGAAGCGTCATGCGTTCGACGTCGATTCCGAACTGGACAACCACGCGCTCGAAACCGGCGACAGCGAACTCGGCAGCGATACGGATCGCGCAGGCACGGGCGAGCGCGCCGCGGCCGACGGCGACTCGACGCTCACCCCGGACCGCGATATCGAACCGGACCGCGTGATCGACCCTATCGACCCATTGGCCCGCGACGACGATGGTCTCGACGACGATCCGCACGGACTTTGA
- a CDS encoding DNA topoisomerase IB, with protein sequence MTDTPTSNPRRAERLRDSAAQSATQAAPPPMPPGLRHADDSKPGYTRKRGKDKDGFTYFDVAGKRIDDEEQIKRINALAIPPAYEDVWICPDPRGHIQATGRDARGRKQYRYHPRWRETRDADKYERMAEFGRALPKIRARVARDLKLPGMPCDKVIAAIVQLLDTTLIRIGSVEYARENQSYGLTTLRKKHMKIEAGQLRFRFRGKSGIEHDVTVNNPRIKRIVRRCAELPGHDLFQYLDDDGSRRTVGSADINDYLRRASGADFTARDYRTWAGSVYALAALRRLICGDAAQARRHLVATVKDVAALLRNTPAVCRRCYIHPAVIGAFEADELQTLPPGQTRRGLRVDEIAFAALLAHAEKRAARLARQAGAKGRKTREAAVADSVDDTLTSLLKKSRVVRRKETEEQRNRGTPVAAP encoded by the coding sequence ATGACCGACACGCCCACTTCGAACCCGCGCCGCGCAGAGCGTCTCCGCGACAGCGCAGCGCAAAGCGCAACCCAAGCCGCGCCGCCACCCATGCCGCCAGGCCTGCGCCACGCCGACGACTCCAAACCCGGCTACACACGCAAGCGCGGTAAGGATAAGGACGGCTTCACCTACTTCGACGTGGCGGGCAAGCGTATCGACGACGAAGAGCAAATCAAACGCATCAATGCACTCGCGATTCCACCGGCTTATGAAGACGTGTGGATCTGCCCCGACCCGCGCGGCCACATCCAGGCGACCGGCCGTGACGCACGCGGCCGCAAGCAATACCGCTATCACCCGCGCTGGCGTGAAACACGCGATGCCGACAAATACGAGCGCATGGCCGAGTTCGGCCGCGCGCTGCCGAAGATCCGCGCCCGTGTGGCGCGCGATCTGAAGCTACCGGGCATGCCCTGCGACAAAGTGATCGCCGCAATCGTGCAGTTGCTGGACACGACGCTGATCCGTATCGGCAGCGTTGAATACGCGCGCGAGAACCAGTCGTACGGTTTGACGACGCTGCGCAAGAAGCACATGAAAATCGAAGCCGGGCAATTGCGTTTCAGGTTTCGCGGCAAGAGCGGCATCGAGCACGACGTCACGGTGAACAATCCGCGCATCAAGCGGATCGTGCGGCGCTGCGCGGAACTGCCGGGCCACGACCTGTTCCAGTATCTCGACGACGACGGCTCGCGCCGCACGGTCGGTTCGGCCGATATCAACGACTATCTGCGTCGTGCGAGCGGCGCGGATTTCACGGCCAGGGACTATCGAACGTGGGCCGGCAGTGTCTATGCACTGGCCGCGTTGCGGCGATTGATCTGCGGCGACGCGGCGCAAGCGCGCCGGCATCTGGTGGCGACCGTCAAGGACGTGGCGGCATTGTTGCGCAACACGCCGGCGGTGTGCCGGCGTTGCTACATTCATCCGGCGGTGATCGGCGCATTTGAAGCGGACGAGTTGCAGACGCTGCCGCCGGGTCAGACGCGCCGTGGCCTGCGTGTGGATGAAATCGCGTTTGCCGCGTTGCTCGCGCACGCGGAGAAACGTGCGGCGCGGTTGGCGCGTCAGGCCGGCGCGAAGGGCCGCAAGACGCGCGAGGCGGCGGTAGCCGATAGCGTCGACGATACGCTGACGAGTTTGCTGAAGAAGTCGCGCGTGGTGCGCAGGAAAGAAACCGAGGAACAGAGAAACCGAGGAACGCCGGTTGCTGCACCTTGA
- a CDS encoding PRC-barrel domain-containing protein, which produces MLNQTQTQAGMSQGQGQGARIVGKGSATADGPGPDVMAAATLDGNKVLSSDGEDIGKIKDIMLDVGSGRVAYAVLSSGGFLGIGDKLMAIPWHALTLDTEQKCFTLNMTAERVKNAPGFDKDHWPAMADQTWATSVHQYYGSEPYWGRGAYDTRDDLGVGDIPAGSSDAPEAGGLKL; this is translated from the coding sequence ATGCTCAACCAGACACAGACGCAAGCCGGCATGAGCCAGGGCCAGGGCCAGGGCGCCCGCATCGTCGGCAAAGGCAGCGCCACCGCGGACGGTCCCGGTCCGGACGTGATGGCTGCGGCCACCCTCGACGGCAACAAGGTGCTCAGCAGCGACGGCGAAGACATCGGCAAAATCAAGGACATCATGCTCGACGTGGGCTCGGGCCGCGTGGCGTACGCGGTGTTGTCGAGCGGCGGTTTTCTCGGTATCGGCGACAAGCTGATGGCCATTCCATGGCACGCGTTGACGCTCGATACCGAGCAGAAGTGCTTCACGCTGAACATGACCGCCGAGCGCGTCAAGAACGCGCCGGGATTCGACAAGGATCACTGGCCGGCCATGGCGGATCAGACCTGGGCCACCTCCGTGCATCAGTACTACGGCAGCGAACCGTACTGGGGCCGCGGTGCGTACGACACACGCGACGACCTGGGCGTCGGCGATATTCCGGCGGGATCGTCGGACGCGCCCGAAGCGGGTGGGTTGAAGCTCTAG
- a CDS encoding cation:proton antiporter, whose amino-acid sequence MHETLWFLIVGAVLVFMGVAATTLQRLPVSAAMFYLLTGYLLGPPGFDLLRLDMVADAHVLRVVTEIALLVSLFAIGLRLRLGVFDKLWTVPLRLGFVAMLATIPLLTLFGVYVLQLAWGPALLLAAILAPTDPVLAHDVQVHNPGDHDLLRFALSGEGGLNDGIALPFAALGLAVCATPAGHAAGLLDLALVGGMVWGVAGAILIGGGLGWATTHAVAWLRTRHAQALGLEGFFALGLIVLSFGAAQLANTYGFLAVFAAGVAMRRVEHRASGGISPRQAIGTVDSEDVEATAAHPDKAHAYMTESVLGFTIELERIAEVAVMAMVGNVLANLPGRLFTWQTVALCAALFVIVRPAAVELSLLGSSATPTQRRLMSWFGIRGIGSFYYLAYALENGAPADVTRLVPLTLAVIAASVVIHGVSATPLMNWYHRLRSRET is encoded by the coding sequence ATGCACGAAACACTGTGGTTTCTCATCGTCGGCGCGGTGCTCGTTTTTATGGGCGTGGCGGCGACGACCCTGCAGCGGCTGCCCGTCAGCGCCGCGATGTTTTACCTGTTGACCGGCTACCTGCTAGGACCGCCCGGCTTCGATCTGTTGCGCCTCGATATGGTCGCCGACGCGCATGTGCTGCGTGTCGTCACCGAAATCGCGCTGCTCGTCTCGCTGTTCGCCATCGGTCTGCGCCTGCGGCTCGGCGTATTCGACAAACTCTGGACCGTGCCGCTCCGGCTCGGCTTCGTCGCGATGCTGGCGACCATTCCGCTGCTGACGCTATTCGGCGTCTACGTTCTGCAATTAGCTTGGGGACCGGCCTTGCTGCTCGCGGCGATCCTCGCGCCGACCGATCCCGTGCTCGCGCACGACGTGCAAGTCCACAACCCCGGCGATCACGACCTGTTGCGCTTCGCGCTCTCCGGCGAAGGCGGCTTGAACGACGGCATTGCCCTGCCCTTCGCCGCGCTCGGACTCGCGGTCTGCGCCACGCCGGCGGGGCACGCGGCCGGCTTACTGGATCTCGCGCTCGTCGGCGGCATGGTGTGGGGCGTGGCGGGCGCGATCCTGATCGGCGGCGGGCTCGGCTGGGCCACCACGCATGCGGTCGCCTGGTTGCGCACACGTCACGCGCAGGCGCTCGGACTGGAAGGCTTTTTCGCGCTGGGTCTGATCGTGTTGTCGTTCGGCGCCGCGCAACTCGCGAACACGTATGGGTTCCTGGCCGTGTTCGCCGCGGGCGTCGCGATGCGCCGCGTCGAGCATCGCGCGAGCGGCGGTATCTCGCCGCGCCAGGCGATCGGCACGGTCGACTCCGAAGACGTCGAAGCCACCGCCGCGCATCCCGACAAAGCCCACGCGTATATGACGGAGTCGGTGCTCGGCTTCACGATCGAACTCGAACGCATTGCCGAAGTGGCCGTCATGGCGATGGTCGGCAACGTGCTAGCCAACCTGCCGGGGCGACTCTTCACCTGGCAAACGGTCGCGCTGTGCGCCGCGCTGTTCGTGATCGTACGGCCGGCTGCCGTGGAACTGTCGCTGCTCGGCTCGAGCGCGACGCCCACGCAACGGCGTCTGATGAGCTGGTTCGGCATTCGCGGCATCGGCTCGTTTTACTACCTCGCGTATGCGCTCGAAAACGGCGCCCCCGCCGACGTCACGCGACTCGTGCCGCTAACGCTCGCGGTGATTGCAGCCTCTGTAGTGATTCATGGTGTATCGGCTACGCCATTGATGAACTGGTATCACCGCTTGCGCAGCCGCGAAACTTGA
- a CDS encoding bifunctional glycoside hydrolase 114/ polysaccharide deacetylase family protein: MSARPERAASHVVRFASRFALFALVTVSVGLHGGAANAATDTGTAIEPGALASQTSSAAKASAATLRQPSFALYYGKNPPVELLSAYDAAVVEPDSGFNPLAHPLPHTTWFAYASVGEVLPSRSYYAALPKAWLAGHNEAWASRVVDQSQPGWPAWYVEHVIAPLWNKGYRGFFLDTLDSWQLVAKTDADRAAQQAGLVAVIRAIKQRYPNAKLILNRGFEILPQIHDLAYAVAFESLYRSWNQAQQRYTEVPQADRDWLLGEAKTIREQYSLPVISIDYCPPADRACAQDAVSRIRAQGVVPYVTDGALVTVGAGAVEPLRRRILVIQDPPARTDLNVSPGVRFLAMPLNYLGYRIDYADAREPLPQGNLRDRYAGIVLWMNNDVPRATEYRAWLSAQIDAGLPIAVFTSFGAQLDPALAQKLDLQVVPGQPSNGKLDVESFDPKLMGFEMKPRPDPHDYTAVRVGPHSRSLLRLRSGNFVIDGAALTPWGGYAMRPFGVFDLGAVNQARWVTQPIAFLQAALRLPADMPVPDTTTENGRRLLMSHIDGDGFASRAEFSDHGTPNTDASPQYSGDVLFRLLRDSGMPTTVSLIEGEVSDDGPYKAFAAHLRLLGRRIFELPNVEVATHTYTHPLQWMRVTGLGISNDKDVPTEGGSQTNNTGLSIDIPGYRFNIDREIGGSIGYIDKQITPLSKPVRMVLWSGDCQVPAPVLKAAYDAGVLNMNGGDTLITKSYPSWTAIAPLGVMKDGYFQVFAPNQNEELYTDLWHGPYYGFTRVLETFAMTDQPIRFKPMDIYYHMFSGTKFASVQALQQIFDTVLRQPVNPVFSSEYARKVLDFLDMSIARDGARWVVRDAGQLRTVRLPVGRVPDMSSATGVAGYLPGPGGTYVHLTGGEASFTVIDAASARRVPYLADANGRIDHFERTSGGFSFDLRSRIAPQWRLANAGACRVSRRPLSNDAHQLHVDVACDT; this comes from the coding sequence ATGTCCGCGCGGCCTGAACGCGCGGCGTCGCACGTCGTGCGGTTCGCATCGCGGTTTGCCTTGTTCGCGCTCGTTACGGTTTCAGTCGGGTTGCATGGCGGCGCCGCAAACGCCGCGACGGATACCGGCACCGCGATAGAGCCGGGCGCGCTCGCGTCCCAGACCTCATCCGCTGCGAAGGCCTCAGCCGCAACCCTGCGCCAGCCTTCCTTCGCGCTGTACTACGGCAAGAACCCGCCGGTCGAACTGCTGTCCGCCTACGATGCCGCGGTGGTCGAACCCGACAGCGGTTTCAACCCGCTGGCTCACCCGCTGCCGCACACCACCTGGTTTGCTTACGCGAGCGTCGGCGAAGTGCTCCCTTCGCGCAGCTACTACGCGGCGTTGCCTAAAGCCTGGCTCGCGGGCCACAACGAAGCCTGGGCCTCGCGCGTGGTCGATCAAAGTCAGCCGGGCTGGCCCGCCTGGTATGTGGAACATGTCATTGCGCCGCTCTGGAACAAAGGCTATCGCGGCTTTTTTCTCGATACACTGGATTCATGGCAGTTGGTGGCCAAAACCGACGCCGATCGCGCCGCTCAACAAGCCGGACTGGTGGCGGTCATTCGCGCCATCAAACAGCGTTATCCCAATGCGAAATTGATCCTGAATCGCGGCTTCGAAATTCTGCCGCAAATTCACGATCTCGCTTATGCGGTCGCATTCGAGTCTTTATATCGCAGCTGGAATCAGGCGCAGCAACGCTATACCGAAGTCCCGCAAGCCGATCGCGACTGGCTGCTGGGCGAGGCGAAGACGATCCGCGAGCAATACTCTCTGCCGGTCATTTCGATCGACTATTGCCCGCCCGCCGATCGCGCCTGCGCGCAGGACGCCGTCAGCAGAATCCGCGCGCAAGGCGTCGTGCCGTACGTGACCGACGGCGCGCTCGTCACCGTGGGCGCGGGCGCGGTCGAGCCGCTGCGCCGCCGCATTCTCGTGATCCAGGACCCGCCGGCGCGAACCGATCTGAACGTGTCGCCCGGCGTGCGCTTTCTGGCCATGCCGCTGAACTATCTGGGCTACCGGATCGATTACGCCGACGCGCGCGAGCCGTTGCCGCAAGGCAATCTACGCGACCGCTACGCCGGCATCGTGCTGTGGATGAACAACGACGTGCCGCGCGCCACCGAATATCGCGCGTGGCTCTCGGCGCAAATCGACGCGGGCTTGCCGATCGCGGTGTTCACGTCGTTCGGCGCGCAACTCGACCCGGCGCTCGCGCAAAAGCTCGACTTGCAGGTCGTGCCGGGCCAGCCATCGAACGGCAAACTCGACGTCGAGTCGTTCGATCCGAAGCTGATGGGCTTCGAAATGAAACCGCGCCCGGACCCGCACGACTACACCGCCGTGCGCGTCGGCCCGCATAGCCGTTCATTGCTGCGGCTGCGCTCGGGCAACTTCGTGATCGACGGCGCGGCGCTCACGCCATGGGGCGGCTACGCGATGCGGCCGTTCGGCGTGTTCGATCTGGGCGCGGTCAACCAGGCGCGCTGGGTCACGCAGCCGATCGCGTTTCTGCAAGCGGCGTTGCGCTTGCCCGCCGACATGCCGGTGCCCGACACCACCACGGAGAACGGCCGCCGTCTGCTGATGTCGCATATCGACGGCGACGGTTTCGCGTCGCGCGCCGAATTCAGCGACCACGGCACGCCGAACACCGACGCGTCGCCGCAGTATTCCGGCGATGTGCTGTTCCGGCTGCTGCGCGATTCGGGCATGCCGACCACGGTCTCGCTGATCGAAGGCGAAGTCAGCGACGACGGGCCGTACAAAGCCTTCGCCGCGCATTTGCGGCTGCTCGGCCGGCGCATCTTCGAACTGCCGAACGTGGAAGTGGCAACCCACACTTACACGCATCCGTTGCAATGGATGCGTGTCACCGGACTCGGCATCTCGAACGACAAGGACGTGCCGACCGAGGGCGGCAGCCAGACCAACAACACCGGCCTGTCGATCGACATTCCCGGCTACCGCTTCAATATCGACCGCGAGATCGGTGGGTCGATCGGCTATATCGACAAACAGATCACACCGCTCTCGAAGCCGGTGCGCATGGTGCTGTGGAGCGGCGACTGCCAGGTGCCCGCGCCGGTGCTCAAGGCCGCGTATGACGCCGGTGTGCTGAACATGAACGGCGGCGACACGCTGATCACGAAGAGCTATCCGAGCTGGACCGCGATCGCGCCGCTCGGCGTGATGAAAGACGGCTACTTCCAGGTGTTCGCGCCGAACCAGAACGAGGAGTTGTACACCGACCTGTGGCATGGACCGTACTACGGCTTCACGCGCGTGCTCGAAACCTTCGCGATGACGGACCAGCCGATCCGCTTCAAGCCGATGGACATTTACTACCACATGTTCTCAGGCACCAAGTTCGCGTCCGTGCAGGCGTTGCAGCAGATTTTCGACACAGTGTTGCGGCAGCCGGTGAATCCGGTGTTCTCCTCCGAATACGCCCGCAAGGTGCTGGATTTTCTCGACATGAGCATTGCACGCGACGGCGCACGCTGGGTGGTGCGCGACGCCGGTCAACTGCGCACCGTGCGGCTGCCCGTCGGCCGAGTGCCCGACATGTCGAGCGCGACCGGCGTGGCCGGCTATCTGCCCGGTCCGGGCGGCACCTATGTGCATCTCACCGGCGGCGAAGCAAGCTTCACGGTGATCGACGCGGCCAGCGCACGACGCGTGCCGTATCTCGCCGACGCGAACGGCCGTATCGACCATTTCGAACGCACGTCGGGCGGTTTCTCGTTCGATCTGCGCTCGCGGATCGCGCCGCAATGGCGCCTCGCGAATGCGGGCGCCTGCCGTGTGAGCCGCCGACCTCTTTCCAACGACGCTCATCAATTGCATGTCGACGTCGCCTGCGACACCTGA